From Salvia splendens isolate huo1 chromosome 16, SspV2, whole genome shotgun sequence, a single genomic window includes:
- the LOC121771523 gene encoding uncharacterized protein LOC121771523 isoform X2, with the protein MLQRQIMLKQLQELQRRQQLQELGDANNHVYVDQLMASRQPSAAQLSPTANRGSIRDLQMLMFDNTKMAQQGESSIFQGFPSGLVLSQGLSPPQFDMSIYGDPGQNPNRNLNQYPYPQDPCNISANLSTNSNNSLLGMSPVHQGSFSDDQSIVSDGSLLSSQVFDDKNLYGQVPFHSSDSNHLPMNYSAQGITAQRSTSMGRLEVEDTGWPGYSPGEVSKIDTSEASATLDPLERKILYSSDDRGWSSSFDTRAKNGNGDFDCTVENPSFADTLLSIQIGHWSALMQSAVTETSSSDTVVQEEWSELSFQNPEPSSDNQPSNLSNGENLQDNWVHRNLQNVSSPSSEPEQLFARPDMKCSFPGFQHSGKQFCKQKDEFQCESSHISGQCSTGYNSQLKHPIGRNQPVQTSLHSENTRTAQYRENPKTGHELQDTLWHSNPISGGFQTPFGQLNQPNFHWYPVESEKMGPGLGASDLYCQNVAAQSNIPNSQELGLRPGPADSSTPQSYSLFPSSSLGNINARYLPNSYEKDYIRNQNPTPSLPSYMLQSRTNASSPGPRSSLMENVAAAQPCGTSVSSQRVGFPTGLLPLRTAVTTQQDTTSPRANKFSSSLFRTPGSASSSLETTSWAPEQSSLDWSKHKYKIGCDEQKQTNFLPESSTKIHSSNTDSQQSLRKYSEVDVVASGSYMRHASPHPSYQVEQKDIESAIFSATDCRASGHPLHKNFSMLHQYNRPGDGQTDSGKRFPFNHQTEIADSREVLFRGQSFAIKDKAGAFLPGNVKGNFTEESNDQPAKASSTDSLRSSQQMESLRWNESQSHSIDKEASNLANQSQISLQMAPSWFKHNGNKNFEAIPTYNQKSVTAAMQPFSGICIGNLPESRLNMQVDSVNGSHESGTWPSSAATLIASKHLSSPSMLPSDVSYQHLSVSKLGKRKIVAFDLEPWHKEVHSEAPRPQNISMAEFEWAQALNRRQEEAKNEAEIVNVHPVVQAKRRLTFTTQLVQQIFRPPVEGILSGDASSNCDYLAYSAARTTLGNACNLNSKMPVDSIDVSPGKLNTLKRTNPSGFSKTIECLITQAEKLEGDLSRDQIVSIEWICIF; encoded by the exons ATGTTGCAACGCCAAATTATGTTAAAACAGCTGCAGGAGCTGCAGCGAAGGCAGCAGCTTCAAGAACTTGGTGATGCTAATAATCATGTTTATGTGGATCAGCTGATGGCGTCAAGGCAACCTTCAGCAGCTCAGCTTTCCCCTACAGCAAACAGGGGCTCTATTCGTGATTTACAAATGCTAATGTTTGATAACACGAAAATGGCACAACAAGGTGAATCCAGCATTTTTCAAGGGTTCCCCAGTGGATTGGTTCTTTCACAAGGCCTGTCACCTCCACAATTTGACATGTCTATTTATGGTGATCCCGGCCAGAATCCTAATAGGAATTTAAATCAATATCCTTATCCCCAAGATCCGTGTAATATTTCTGCTAATCTGTCGACCAATAGCAATAACAGCCTTTTAGGCATGTCTCCAGTGCATCAAGGGAGTTTCTCTGATGACCAAAGCATTGTGTCAGATGGCTCCTTGTTATCGAGTCAAGTGTTTGATGATAAGAATCTGTATGGGCAAGTTCCTTTTCACAGTTCTGATAGCAATCATTTGCCTATGAACTATTCCGCACAAGGAATCACAGCACAGCGGAGTACATCCATGGGGAGGCTTGAAGTTGAAGACACTGGTTGGCCTGGTTATTCTCCAGGAGAGGTATCAAAAATTGACACATCTGAGGCTTCTGCTACTCTGGATCCCTTGGAACGAAAGATATTGTACAGTTCGGATGACCGTGGTTGGTCGTCATCATTTGACACCAGGGCCAAAAATGGTAATGGAGATTTTGATTGTACAGTGGAGAACCCATCATTTGCGGATACATTACTGTCTATTCAAATTGGTCACTGGAGTGCTCTGATGCAGTCTGCTGTGACTGAAACTTCTAGCAGTGATACTGTAGTGCAAGAGGAGTGGAGTGAATTGAGCTTCCAGAATCCAGAACCATCAAGCGATAATCAGCCCTCAAATCTCAGTAATGGAGAAAATCTGCAAGATAATTGGGTTCATAGAAACTTACAGAATGTTTCCTCTCCAAGCTCAGAGCCCGAGCAGTTGTTCGCCAGACCTGATATGAAATGTAGTTTCCCTGGTTTTCAGCACTCGGGGAAGCAATTCTGTAAGCAGAAAGATGAATTTCAGTGCGAGAGCTCCCACATCTCAGGCCAGTGCTCGACTGGCTATAACTCTCAGCTGAAGCATCCTATCGGAAGGAATCAGCCGGTTCAAACTTCTTTGCATTCAGAAAATACTCGAACTGCTCAATATAGGGAGAATCCAAAAACTG GTCATGAATTGCAAGACACCTTATGGCATTCAAATCCTATCTCTGGAGGTTTTCAAACGCCCTTTGGTCAG TTGAACCAGCCGAACTTCCACTGGTATCCGGTAGAGTCAGAGAAGATGGGTCCTGGATTAGGTGCTTCAGATCTCTATTGTCAAAATGTGGCTGCTCAAAG CAATATTCCCAATTCACAAGAACTTGGCTTAAGACCAGGGCCTGCAGATTCAAGTACTCCACAGTCGTACTCACTTTTTCCATCTTCGTCGTTG GGAAACATAAATGCCAGATATCTTCCAAATAGTTATGAGAAGGATTATATCCGGAATCAAAATCCCACTCCATCATTACCAAGTTACATGTTGCAGTCAAGaaccaacgcctcttcccctgGTCCCAGATCCTCCCTTATGGAGAACGTTGCAGCTGCTCAACCGTGTGGAACATCAGTTTCTTCTCAGCGTGTTGGATTTCCAACAGGGCTTCTGCCTCTCAGGACAGCTGTCACCACTCAGCAAGACACGACTTCTCCAAGAGCCAACAAGTTCTCATCCAGTTTGTTTCGTACCCCTGGTTCAGCTTCTAGCAGTTTGGAGACTACTTCCTGGGCTCCAGAGCAATCCAGTCTCGACTGGTCAAAACACAAATATAAAATAGGATGTGATGAACAGAAGCAAACTAATTTCCTCCCCGAGAGCTCAACCAAGATACACAGCAGCAATACTGATTCACAACAGTCTTTGAGAAAATATTCAGAAGTAGATGTAGTGGCGTCTGGTTCATACATGAGGCATGCATCTCCTCATCCCTCTTATCAAGTAGAGCAGAAAGACATTGAATCGGCGATTTTTTCTGCTACTGACTGCAGAGCCTCTGGCCATCCTTTGCATAAAAATTTCTCCATGCTCCACCAGTATAATCGGCCCGGAGATGGTCAAACAGACTCTGGTAAGAGGTTTCCATTTAATCATCAGACGGAAATTGCCGATTCTAGAGAGGTGTTGTTTAGAGGGCAGAGTTTTGCTATCAAAGATAAAGCTGGTGCATTTTTACCTGGTAATGTTAAGGGGAACTTCACAGAAGAGTCCAATGATCAACCAGCAAAAGCTTCATCGACAGATTCCCTTCGGAGTTCCCAACAGATGGAGTCACTTCGTTGGAATGAATCCCAGAGTCATTCCATCGACAAGGAAGCTTCAAACCTAGCAAACCAATCCCAGATCAGTTTGCAAATGGCCCCATCTTGGTTTAAGCATAATGGAAACAAGAATTTTGAGGCCATACCAACCTataaccagaaatctgtgactGCGGCAATGCAACCATTCTCTGGAATATGTATTGGAAATTTACCGGAAAGTAGATTGAATATGCAGGTTGATTCTGTCAACGGTTCTCACGAAAGTGGTACTTGGCCTTCTTCAGCTGCCACCTTGATAGCGAGTAAACATTTATCATCCCCTAGTATGTTGCCTTCGGATGTCTCTTACCAACATTTGTCTGTTTCAAAACTGGGGAAGCGTAAAATTGTTGCATTTGACTTGGAACCTTGGCACAAAGAAGTTCATTCTGAAGCACCAAGGCCTCAAAACATCAG CATGGCTGAGTTTGAATGGGCGCAAGCTTTGAATAGAAGGCAGGAAGAG GcgaaaaatgaagccgaaattGTTAATGTGCACCCTGTGGTACAAGCGAAAAGACGACTTACCTTCACGACACAACTTGTGCAGCAGATCTTCAGACCTCCAGTAGAAGGTATTCTCTCTGGAGATGCCAGTTCAAACTGTGACTATTTGGCATATTCCGCTGCGAGAACTACACTAGGAAACGCATGCAACCTGAACAGTAAAATGCCGGTGGATAGCATTGACGT GTCACCTGGCAAGTTGAACACTTTGAAGAGAACTAATCCATCCGGTTTCTCAAAAACTATCGAATGCTTAATTACTCAGGCAGAGAAGCTTGAAGGTGACCTCTCAAG AGATCAAATTGTTTCCATTGAATGGATATGCATTTTCTAA
- the LOC121770742 gene encoding UDP-glycosyltransferase 83A1-like, translated as MGRRAHVVAIPYPAQGHVIPMMELSQRLAKNGVRVTFVNTESNHQRVVEALPPQATEKLLHLVSVSDGLDCWEDRMDFAKSVEALGRVLPAELEALI; from the coding sequence atgggGAGACGAGCGCATGTAGTGGCGATTCCGTATCCAGCACAAGGGCACGTGATTCCGATGATGGAGCTGAGCCAACGCCTAGCGAAGAACGGCGTGAGAGTGACGTTCGTCAACACCGAATCCAACCACCAACGAGTGGTGGAGGCGCTGCCGCCGCAGGCGACGGAGAAGCTGCTCCATTTGGTGTCGGTGTCGGACGGCCTCGACTGCTGGGAGGACCGGATGGACTTCGCCAAGTCGGTCGAGGCGCTCGGCCGGGTGCTGCCGGCCGAGCTCGAGGCGCTCATCTGA
- the LOC121770741 gene encoding UDP-glycosyltransferase 83A1-like, which translates to MAKITQAYRNFDLKRAAFLPGAAALLALTTSAEKLVVDGVIDTDGTPLQSDPIRLSPSMPEMNPNHFAWVCLPDLAGRRAIFQSIVENNKSAKLAQYLICNSSSALEPAALDFLHNCRPIGPLLATRRLAKQAGHFWPENPTCLSWLDHHPPRSVVYVAFGSFTLLDPAQFRELALGLELTGLPFLCVVRSDITCHVSEAYPAGFEDRVRSRGKIVDWAPQQEVLAHPAVACFVTHCGWNSSVESVSSGVPVVCWPYFADQFLNETYIVDHWGVGVRLEKGGNGIIGREEIKGKVEMVLGDGGYKERVMELQEKTLASSVVGGSSHKNLCDFVDWIKED; encoded by the exons ATGGCGAAGATCACTCAGGCCTACCGGAATTTCGACCTCAAGCGGGCGGCTTTCCTCCCTGGAGCGGCCGCGCTGCTTGCCTTGACCACCAGCGCCGAAAAACTCGTCGTCGATGGAGTCATTGACACTGACG GAACGCCCCTGCAGAGCGACCCAATCCGGCTGTCGCCGTCCATGCCAGAGATGAACCCTAACCACTTCGCATGGGTGTGTCTCCCAGACCTAGCAGGCCGGAGAGCCATTTTCCAATCCATCGTCGAAAACAACAAATCCGCAAAGCTCGCTCAATACCTAATCTGCAACTCCTCGTCGGCGCTCGAACCCGCCGCCCTCGACTTCCTCCACAACTGCCGCCCCATCGGGCCCCTCCTCGCCACCCGCCGCCTCGCCAAACAGGCGGGCCACTTCTGGCCCGAGAACCCCACATGCCTCTCCTGGCTCGACCACCACCCGCCACGCTCCGTCGTCTACGTGGCATTCGGGAGCTTCACCCTCCTCGACCCAGCCCAGTTCCGCGAACTGGCCCTCGGCCTCGAGCTGACCGGGCTGCCCTTCCTCTGTGTGGTGAGGAGTGACATAACCTGCCACGTCAGCGAGGCCTACCCGGCCGGGTTTGAGGACAGGGTGCGAAGTCGGGGAAAGATTGTTGACTGGGCCCCGCAGCAGGAGGTGCTGGCCCACCCGGCCGTGGCGTGCTTTGTGACTCACTGTGGGTGGAACTCGAGTGTGGAGAGCGTGAGTAGTGGGGTCCCGGTGGTGTGCTGGCCTTACTTTGCGGACCAGTTTCTTAACGAGACTTATATTGTGGATCATTGGGGGGTGGGAGTGAGGTTGGAGAAGGGTGGGAATGGGATCATTGGGAGGGAGGAGATTAAGGGGAAGGTGGAGATGGTTTTGGGAGATGGAGGGTATAAGGAAAGGGTGATGGAGCTTCAAGAGAAGACTTTGGCTAGTAGTGTTGTAGGAGGCTCCTCTCATAAGAATTtatgtgattttgttgattggaTTAAGGAAGACTAG
- the LOC121771523 gene encoding uncharacterized protein LOC121771523 isoform X1 — MLQRQIMLKQLQELQRRQQLQELGDANNHVYVDQLMASRQPSAAQLSPTANRGSIRDLQMLMFDNTKMAQQGESSIFQGFPSGLVLSQGLSPPQFDMSIYGDPGQNPNRNLNQYPYPQDPCNISANLSTNSNNSLLGMSPVHQGSFSDDQSIVSDGSLLSSQVFDDKNLYGQVPFHSSDSNHLPMNYSAQGITAQRSTSMGRLEVEDTGWPGYSPGEVSKIDTSEASATLDPLERKILYSSDDRGWSSSFDTRAKNGNGDFDCTVENPSFADTLLSIQIGHWSALMQSAVTETSSSDTVVQEEWSELSFQNPEPSSDNQPSNLSNGENLQDNWVHRNLQNVSSPSSEPEQLFARPDMKCSFPGFQHSGKQFCKQKDEFQCESSHISGQCSTGYNSQLKHPIGRNQPVQTSLHSENTRTAQYRENPKTGHELQDTLWHSNPISGGFQTPFGQLNQPNFHWYPVESEKMGPGLGASDLYCQNVAAQSNIPNSQELGLRPGPADSSTPQSYSLFPSSSLGNINARYLPNSYEKDYIRNQNPTPSLPSYMLQSRTNASSPGPRSSLMENVAAAQPCGTSVSSQRVGFPTGLLPLRTAVTTQQDTTSPRANKFSSSLFRTPGSASSSLETTSWAPEQSSLDWSKHKYKIGCDEQKQTNFLPESSTKIHSSNTDSQQSLRKYSEVDVVASGSYMRHASPHPSYQVEQKDIESAIFSATDCRASGHPLHKNFSMLHQYNRPGDGQTDSGKRFPFNHQTEIADSREVLFRGQSFAIKDKAGAFLPGNVKGNFTEESNDQPAKASSTDSLRSSQQMESLRWNESQSHSIDKEASNLANQSQISLQMAPSWFKHNGNKNFEAIPTYNQKSVTAAMQPFSGICIGNLPESRLNMQVDSVNGSHESGTWPSSAATLIASKHLSSPSMLPSDVSYQHLSVSKLGKRKIVAFDLEPWHKEVHSEAPRPQNISMAEFEWAQALNRRQEEAKNEAEIVNVHPVVQAKRRLTFTTQLVQQIFRPPVEGILSGDASSNCDYLAYSAARTTLGNACNLNSKMPVDSIDVSPGKLNTLKRTNPSGFSKTIECLITQAEKLEGDLSRLDRSLSVVDIKVESQELEKFSTLNRFAKFHCKAHADPASSSGLSTVQKTTPQTYVRASPMPVVIPEDGECISL, encoded by the exons ATGTTGCAACGCCAAATTATGTTAAAACAGCTGCAGGAGCTGCAGCGAAGGCAGCAGCTTCAAGAACTTGGTGATGCTAATAATCATGTTTATGTGGATCAGCTGATGGCGTCAAGGCAACCTTCAGCAGCTCAGCTTTCCCCTACAGCAAACAGGGGCTCTATTCGTGATTTACAAATGCTAATGTTTGATAACACGAAAATGGCACAACAAGGTGAATCCAGCATTTTTCAAGGGTTCCCCAGTGGATTGGTTCTTTCACAAGGCCTGTCACCTCCACAATTTGACATGTCTATTTATGGTGATCCCGGCCAGAATCCTAATAGGAATTTAAATCAATATCCTTATCCCCAAGATCCGTGTAATATTTCTGCTAATCTGTCGACCAATAGCAATAACAGCCTTTTAGGCATGTCTCCAGTGCATCAAGGGAGTTTCTCTGATGACCAAAGCATTGTGTCAGATGGCTCCTTGTTATCGAGTCAAGTGTTTGATGATAAGAATCTGTATGGGCAAGTTCCTTTTCACAGTTCTGATAGCAATCATTTGCCTATGAACTATTCCGCACAAGGAATCACAGCACAGCGGAGTACATCCATGGGGAGGCTTGAAGTTGAAGACACTGGTTGGCCTGGTTATTCTCCAGGAGAGGTATCAAAAATTGACACATCTGAGGCTTCTGCTACTCTGGATCCCTTGGAACGAAAGATATTGTACAGTTCGGATGACCGTGGTTGGTCGTCATCATTTGACACCAGGGCCAAAAATGGTAATGGAGATTTTGATTGTACAGTGGAGAACCCATCATTTGCGGATACATTACTGTCTATTCAAATTGGTCACTGGAGTGCTCTGATGCAGTCTGCTGTGACTGAAACTTCTAGCAGTGATACTGTAGTGCAAGAGGAGTGGAGTGAATTGAGCTTCCAGAATCCAGAACCATCAAGCGATAATCAGCCCTCAAATCTCAGTAATGGAGAAAATCTGCAAGATAATTGGGTTCATAGAAACTTACAGAATGTTTCCTCTCCAAGCTCAGAGCCCGAGCAGTTGTTCGCCAGACCTGATATGAAATGTAGTTTCCCTGGTTTTCAGCACTCGGGGAAGCAATTCTGTAAGCAGAAAGATGAATTTCAGTGCGAGAGCTCCCACATCTCAGGCCAGTGCTCGACTGGCTATAACTCTCAGCTGAAGCATCCTATCGGAAGGAATCAGCCGGTTCAAACTTCTTTGCATTCAGAAAATACTCGAACTGCTCAATATAGGGAGAATCCAAAAACTG GTCATGAATTGCAAGACACCTTATGGCATTCAAATCCTATCTCTGGAGGTTTTCAAACGCCCTTTGGTCAG TTGAACCAGCCGAACTTCCACTGGTATCCGGTAGAGTCAGAGAAGATGGGTCCTGGATTAGGTGCTTCAGATCTCTATTGTCAAAATGTGGCTGCTCAAAG CAATATTCCCAATTCACAAGAACTTGGCTTAAGACCAGGGCCTGCAGATTCAAGTACTCCACAGTCGTACTCACTTTTTCCATCTTCGTCGTTG GGAAACATAAATGCCAGATATCTTCCAAATAGTTATGAGAAGGATTATATCCGGAATCAAAATCCCACTCCATCATTACCAAGTTACATGTTGCAGTCAAGaaccaacgcctcttcccctgGTCCCAGATCCTCCCTTATGGAGAACGTTGCAGCTGCTCAACCGTGTGGAACATCAGTTTCTTCTCAGCGTGTTGGATTTCCAACAGGGCTTCTGCCTCTCAGGACAGCTGTCACCACTCAGCAAGACACGACTTCTCCAAGAGCCAACAAGTTCTCATCCAGTTTGTTTCGTACCCCTGGTTCAGCTTCTAGCAGTTTGGAGACTACTTCCTGGGCTCCAGAGCAATCCAGTCTCGACTGGTCAAAACACAAATATAAAATAGGATGTGATGAACAGAAGCAAACTAATTTCCTCCCCGAGAGCTCAACCAAGATACACAGCAGCAATACTGATTCACAACAGTCTTTGAGAAAATATTCAGAAGTAGATGTAGTGGCGTCTGGTTCATACATGAGGCATGCATCTCCTCATCCCTCTTATCAAGTAGAGCAGAAAGACATTGAATCGGCGATTTTTTCTGCTACTGACTGCAGAGCCTCTGGCCATCCTTTGCATAAAAATTTCTCCATGCTCCACCAGTATAATCGGCCCGGAGATGGTCAAACAGACTCTGGTAAGAGGTTTCCATTTAATCATCAGACGGAAATTGCCGATTCTAGAGAGGTGTTGTTTAGAGGGCAGAGTTTTGCTATCAAAGATAAAGCTGGTGCATTTTTACCTGGTAATGTTAAGGGGAACTTCACAGAAGAGTCCAATGATCAACCAGCAAAAGCTTCATCGACAGATTCCCTTCGGAGTTCCCAACAGATGGAGTCACTTCGTTGGAATGAATCCCAGAGTCATTCCATCGACAAGGAAGCTTCAAACCTAGCAAACCAATCCCAGATCAGTTTGCAAATGGCCCCATCTTGGTTTAAGCATAATGGAAACAAGAATTTTGAGGCCATACCAACCTataaccagaaatctgtgactGCGGCAATGCAACCATTCTCTGGAATATGTATTGGAAATTTACCGGAAAGTAGATTGAATATGCAGGTTGATTCTGTCAACGGTTCTCACGAAAGTGGTACTTGGCCTTCTTCAGCTGCCACCTTGATAGCGAGTAAACATTTATCATCCCCTAGTATGTTGCCTTCGGATGTCTCTTACCAACATTTGTCTGTTTCAAAACTGGGGAAGCGTAAAATTGTTGCATTTGACTTGGAACCTTGGCACAAAGAAGTTCATTCTGAAGCACCAAGGCCTCAAAACATCAG CATGGCTGAGTTTGAATGGGCGCAAGCTTTGAATAGAAGGCAGGAAGAG GcgaaaaatgaagccgaaattGTTAATGTGCACCCTGTGGTACAAGCGAAAAGACGACTTACCTTCACGACACAACTTGTGCAGCAGATCTTCAGACCTCCAGTAGAAGGTATTCTCTCTGGAGATGCCAGTTCAAACTGTGACTATTTGGCATATTCCGCTGCGAGAACTACACTAGGAAACGCATGCAACCTGAACAGTAAAATGCCGGTGGATAGCATTGACGT GTCACCTGGCAAGTTGAACACTTTGAAGAGAACTAATCCATCCGGTTTCTCAAAAACTATCGAATGCTTAATTACTCAGGCAGAGAAGCTTGAAGGTGACCTCTCAAG ACTTGATCGAAGTTTATCAGTAGTGGACATCAAAGTGGAAAGCCAGGAACTTGAAAAGTTCTCTACACTCAACCGTTTTGCAAAGTTCCACTGCAAGGCGCACGCTGATCCTGCATCATCTTCTGGCCTATCAACCGTGCAGAAAACCACCCCTCAGACATATgtcagagcatctccaatgcctgTGGTAATACCAGAAGACGGAGAATGTATTTCCTTGTGA
- the LOC121771980 gene encoding uncharacterized protein LOC121771980: MGSKPRIPATTAAGRLKRRLSNSSRRLRKRQLCPRNSTNSDSSVSGKLAALRSLIPSEIGDAKPDQLFLETADYIVLLKTQVLVLQKLVDFYGSQSQENRDGV; encoded by the coding sequence ATGGGCTCAAAGCCGAGGATCCCGGCCACAACCGCCGCTGGAAGGCTGAAGAGGAGGCTCTCAAACTCCAGCAGGAGGCTCAGAAAGCGCCAGCTCTGCCCACGCAATTCCACCAACAGCGATTCGTCAGTCTCCGGCAAGCTAGCGGCGCTGAGGAGCCTCATCCCCTCCGAAATCGGAGATGCGAAGCCTGACCAGCTGTTCCTCGAAACCGCCGACTACATCGTGCTCCTCAAAACTCAGGTGCTTGTTTTGCAGAAATTGGTCGATTTTTATGGATCGCAGTCGCAGGAGAATCGCGACGGTGTGTAG
- the LOC121772604 gene encoding F-box protein At5g39250-like has translation MEMEMSSEEILKVVFPLLEGRDLATCMSVCKQWREIAQDDYLWKCLCANRWPSVCKQSSPPILSYHNLFKSFYKRKMYRALLPPKLSLKDLEFYIDIWTEDKLMFSEVVPGPVLQKGSWTPPNGISDVLRLHLTSPDYKMTFPMQPRFNIPLGQIVSVSVFVGRRDTQKVACIINKSICDYIDRSTFRALAFDYLDFSPEHPFVSGIRAWISLLFMDHGNESDIDVFGIELDFCDAADSEDQVLWLLDMLDWK, from the coding sequence atggagatggagatgtcATCCGAGGAAATTTTGAAGGTTGTGTTCCCTCTTCTAGAAGGTAGAGATCTGGCGACGTGTATGTCAGTTTGCAAGCAGTGGAGAGAGATTGCTCAAGATGATTACTTATGGAAATGCTTGTGTGCAAATCGATGGCCGTCTGTCTGCAAGCAGTCATCCCCTCCTATTTTGTCTTATCACAACCTATTCAAGTCGTTTTATAAACGCAAGATGTATAGAGCCCTGCTTCCACCGAAACTATCCTTGAAGGATTTGGAGTTTTATATCGACATTTGGACTGAAGATAAACTCATGTTCTCAGAAGTGGTTCCAGGACCCGTACTCCAAAAGGGGTCCTGGACACCACCAAATGGAATCTCTGATGTTCTTAGGTTGCACTTGACGAGCCCGGACTACAAGATGACATTTCCAATGCAACCGAGGTTTAACATCCCTTTGGGTCAGATTGTCAGTGTCTCTGTATTTGTAGGCCGAAGGGATACCCAGAAAGTTGCTTGCATTATAAACAAGTCTATTTGTGATTATATTGATCGCTCCACATTCCGGGCCCTGGCATTTGATTACCTCGACTTTTCACCTGAACACCCTTTTGTGTCGGGTATTAGGGCGTGGATTTCTTTGCTATTCATGGACCATGGTAATGAAAGTGACATTGATGTTTTTGGGATTGAGCTGGATTTCTGCGACGCTGCAGACTCAGAGGACCAGGTGCTGTGGCTCCTCGATATGCTCGATTGGAAGTAA